In Rosa chinensis cultivar Old Blush chromosome 1, RchiOBHm-V2, whole genome shotgun sequence, a genomic segment contains:
- the LOC112173764 gene encoding plant UBX domain-containing protein 9 isoform X6, producing MSNQNQVAPQQGLMPLLSVARSFKPSLLLDRSYSRDLYNRIGSALTGRAPSPSHPGEVTGVPVGFNASNEQPYLSGQMPTIPDVARTDLDASRYGNDVEEEMIQAAIEASKREAEMGSPNVQNSTPNVSPGNGLPVEKIPEENSDFDRAVSLSLKTAEQEKAIREMQLNDRNQDPLLFTRQSQFILLSSRHVESNTIHVLKPHLYLLLVFKETLDIYIYIYIFFFLCYALLIASMHF from the exons ATGAGTAATCAGAATCAAGTAGCTCCACAACAAGGACTTATGCCACTTCTCTCTGTTGCCAGGAGTTTCAAGCCTTCATTACTACTTGACCGTAGTTATAGTAGAGATCTCTACAATCGGATTGGTTCTGCATTAACTGGTCGGGCACCATCACCTTCACACCCAGGAGAGGTAACTGGGGTTCCTGTAGGTTTCAATGCCAGCAATGAGCAGCCTTATCTCTCAGGACAGATGCCTACAATTCCGGATGTGGCAAGAACTGACTTGGACGCCTCAAGATATGGCAATGATGTGGAGGAAGAAATGATTCAAGCTGCTATTGAAGCTTCAAAACGAGAAGCTGAAATGGGTTCTCCGAATGTGCAAAACAGTACTCCCAAT GTATCTCCTGGTAATGGGCTTCCGGTTGAGAAAATTCCTGAAGAAAATTCAGATTTTGATCGTGCAGTTTCGTTGTCCTTGAAG ACAGCAGAACAAGAGAAAGCAATACGTGAGATGCAGCTGAACGACAGGAATCAAGATCCTTTACTGTTTACCCGACAGTCTCAATTTATCTTGCTAAGTTCACGACATGTTGAGTCTAACACTATACACGTTTTAAAACCCCATTTATATCTACTACTTGTTTTCAAAGAAACactcgatatatatatatatatatatatttttttttttttgtgctatGCTTTGTTAATAGCGTCCATGCATTTTTAG